The genomic interval GATGTTGAAAATTCCCTGATCTCACGCGCATCCAAATTGGGACGTGAATTTGTGATTCAGGTAAAAGGAACTGTTATTGAAAGAAGCAGTAAAAATGACAATATCCCAACGGGTGAAATTGAAATCAAAGTTTCCGAGCTTCTTGTTTTGAACGCCGCAAAAACACCTCCGTTTACCATTGAAGATGATACGGATGGCGGTGAAGAATTGCGCGCTCAGTATCGATATTTGGATTTAAGAAGAAATCCAGTGCAACAAAAATTGCGTTTGCGTAATCATGTAGCATTGGAAACACGTAAATTTTTAGATTCAAAAGGATTCTTAGATGTAGAAACCCCTTATCTGATCAAATCTACTCCAGAAGGTGCACGTGATTTCGTGGTTCCAAGTAGAATGAATCAAGGAGAATTTTATGCATTGCCACAATCTCCTCAAACATTCAAGCAATTATTGATGGTTTCTGGTTTTGACCGTTACTATCAAATCGTGAAATGTTTCCGTGATGAAGATTTACGTGCGGATCGCCAGCCAGAGTTTACTCAAATTGACTGTGAAATGGCGTTTGTGGAGCAAGAAGACATTTTGAACATGTTTGAAGGTTTGATTAAACACTTATTTCAAACAGTTCGCGGAATCACTTTTGAAGGAGATTTCCCAAGAATGACTTACGCTGAAGCGATGGAAAAATACGGTTCTGACAAACCAGACATTCGCTTTGGAATGGAGTTCACAGATTTGAAAACACTTTCAGCAGGAAAAGGCTTCTCCATTTTTGATAATGCAGAAGCTGTAATAGGAATCGCTGTTCCAGGAGCAAGTGAATATACCCGCAAGCAATTGGATGAAATCACTGATTGGGTGAAAAGACCTCAAATTGGAGCTTTAGGATTAATCTACGTAAAATGCAATGCTGATGGAACTTTCAAAAGTTCAGTAGATAAATTTTACGACGAAGCAGCATTAAAAACCTGGGCAGAAGCAAGTGGTGCAAAAGCTGGTGACTTAATTTTTGTATTGAGTGGTGAATTAGATAAAACACGCAAACAGATGAATGAATTGCGTTTGCGCATGGGGACAGAACTTGGTTTGCGCAAACCAGATGATTTCAAACCTTTATGGGTTCTTGATTTCCCCTTATTGGAATGGGATGAAAACAGTGGAAGATACCATGCAATGCATCATCCATTTACATCGCCAAAACCAGAAGATTTCAGTTTGATTGATACAGAGCCAGGAAAGGTAAGAGCAAATGCTTACGATTTAGCCATGAATGGTGTTGAATTGGGTGGTGGTTCTATTCGAATTCACGACCGTGCGTTACAATCTCGTATGTTTGAATTGTTAGGATTTACTCCTGAGCAAGCGCAAGAACAATTTGGATTCTTACTGAATGCATTTGAATACGGTGCTCCTCCACATGGTGGATTGGCATTTGGTTTAGACCGTTTGGTAGCAACCATGGGTGGATCAGACTCCATTCGTGATTACATTGCATTCCCTAAAAACAATAGCGGAAGAGATGTGATGATTGACGCACCTTCTGTGATC from Fluviicola taffensis DSM 16823 carries:
- the aspS gene encoding aspartate--tRNA ligase, translated to MYRSHTNGELRASHIGQEVTLAGWVQANRKISANLLFVDLRDRYGITQLNFTDDSTSDVENSLISRASKLGREFVIQVKGTVIERSSKNDNIPTGEIEIKVSELLVLNAAKTPPFTIEDDTDGGEELRAQYRYLDLRRNPVQQKLRLRNHVALETRKFLDSKGFLDVETPYLIKSTPEGARDFVVPSRMNQGEFYALPQSPQTFKQLLMVSGFDRYYQIVKCFRDEDLRADRQPEFTQIDCEMAFVEQEDILNMFEGLIKHLFQTVRGITFEGDFPRMTYAEAMEKYGSDKPDIRFGMEFTDLKTLSAGKGFSIFDNAEAVIGIAVPGASEYTRKQLDEITDWVKRPQIGALGLIYVKCNADGTFKSSVDKFYDEAALKTWAEASGAKAGDLIFVLSGELDKTRKQMNELRLRMGTELGLRKPDDFKPLWVLDFPLLEWDENSGRYHAMHHPFTSPKPEDFSLIDTEPGKVRANAYDLAMNGVELGGGSIRIHDRALQSRMFELLGFTPEQAQEQFGFLLNAFEYGAPPHGGLAFGLDRLVATMGGSDSIRDYIAFPKNNSGRDVMIDAPSVIDEAQLKELGIKL